The genomic window AGAATGAAAAGTTCTTGGAGATAACGGGTGTAGATTATTTGTCTATTTTTGCGGATAATGAAGCGTATAAAAAATGCCAAAAACTGATAAACAACAGTTGCAATAAATAATGAAAAAATAATCCCAATAGATAAAGATAATAAAAAATAGATCCACTGAGGGAGGGAGGAGTATTGTTTTAAAAATAGATAACAAACACTGCCAATGAAATTAATAATCATGAGAAATTTTAAACAATTCTTCACAATTTTTGAGTGGCTAAGTTGGTAAAATAACCCACGATAAACAACAAAATGAAGAATGAGAAAAACTATAGAAATCAAAAAAGGGAATAAATGTGTTTGCATTTGTATAATTTGTGGAGTATCTTGCATCAAATCCCTTTGGTATTGATTGGTATTTAAATAATTTTTATATTATACTTAAATAAAATTTAAAAAGTAATTGTTGATGTAGTATCTAATATTGAGGAAAAAATGAGAGTCTTATTTGTATGTTTGGGAAATATTTGTCGTTCTCCTTTGGCTGAGGGGATCGCAAAACATTATGCCCAAAAGTTATTTTTGGATATAAAAATTGATTCAGCCGGGACTTCAGGGTGGCATAATGGTCAAAAACCTTGCGAGGGATCTGTTGCAATAGCCAAAAATCATCATATTGACATTTCGGATTTCAAAAGTCGAAAAGTAAGTCTATATGCAGATTCTTGTTTTGATTTAATTGTAGGAATGGATAAAGCAAATGTTTTAGATTTGCTCCAAATGGGGTTTGAAAAATCAAAGGTTTGTAAAATAGGAAAGTTTGGTTTAGAAAATGCAGATATTCCAGACCCTTACTACTATAAAGATAACAAAGGTTTTGAATGTATTTATCAGATGATAGATACAGGTGTAAGAAATTTGTTAAATTATTATTTCAAGTAAATTTCTAAAATTATTTTTAAGGAGATTGGTAATGCTTATGTTTGGGATTAAAAATTGCGGTAGCGTGAAGAAAGCAAAAGATTTTTTTGAAACAAGGGGTATAAAGTATGATTTTATAGATTTAAAGATTCATAAACCCACCTTATCTGATATTCGCAGATGGGTAGAAAATAAAGGAATTGATAGAGTATTGAACTCAAAGGGTACTACTTATAAAAAGTTAGGACTAAAAAATATGAATTTAGATTTATCTGCTAAAATTAAATATTGTTATGAGAATCCTTTGTTGCTCAAGCGTCCTATTATCGATAAAATTGATGGAGATAAGATAATTGTTGGGTTTGATGAAGGGGAGTATAAAGAAACTTTTGGGCAAATATGAAATCACTTTTTTTATCTTTTTTAATATTATTTTTAGTTGGGTGTGCAAGTAAAAATGCTCCATTAGCAGATTTATCTCTCCCTCAAGATGCAAATTTTTATATCCAACAAGGACAAGAGATTCATTTACCTCCCAAAGCACTTGAAAATCTTAAAGAAAACTATTTGAAAATTTGGTTTTCACCTTGGACAACTATGGAAGTCAATCAAGATAAGAATGAAGTTTTCTGGATAGGACCTTCTTTGCTCAAAAGCCCTGGTTATGGGGAGAATTTGAAGAAAAATTCTTTGGAATACACAAGTAAAATTTATGCGGATATGGATATAGAGCATTACCCAAGTGTTGCAATAAAAGCTATCATCACAACAGATACTAATGTGCGTGCAGTGCCTACAGATAAACCTCGATATAATTCTCCAAGCGGCTATCCTTTTGATAGATGGCAAAATTCTTTGATTTTTCAAGGTACTCCTGTGTTGATTACTCATTATGATATTACAAAACGATGGGCGCATATTCAAAGTAGTTTTGTTTATGGTTGGGTAAAGGTAGGGGATATTGCCAGAATTCATCCAAAAGATATCACTTATCTTTTGTCATTAAAAAACTATGTAGTTCCCAATCAAGACAAAATACCCCTTTACGGTCCTAAGGGCAATTTTTTAACAGATGCGCGCATAGGAGAGATATTTGCCCTAAAGCCATCCGGGCATCCGGATAAACAAGACTCTATGGCTAAAGAAGTTTATGTTTATAAGAAAAATTTAGATGGGTATGGGGTTTTCATTAGCGCTAAAATAGAGGATTCGGATTTTAGTCCTTTTCCAAAAAGAATGGATGCTATCGCCATGGCAGGTATTGTGAATTCTATGTTGGGAGAAAGCTATGGCTGGGGAGGTTCTTTGGAAAATAGAGATTGCTCTGCTTTTACAAGGGATAGTTTTGCTAATTTTGGTATTTTGTTGCCTAGAAATTCTGCTTCTCAAGCTAAATATGCAAACAATATGATTGATTTGAGCAAAATGAGCGCTAAACAAAAAGAGCAATATATCATCAAGCATGCCACTCCTTTTGCGACAATTTTATGGCTTAAGGGGCATATTATGCTTTATATAGGGACATATGAAGGTAGGGCAATAGTTGCCCATAGCGCTTGGAGTATCTCAACTTCAAATTTATTTTCAAAAACTCAAAACATTTTGGGAGGAGCTGTGATTACAACACTTTGGGTAGGAAAAGAAAAAAATGGAATTTTATTTAAATCAAAGATGTTAATTGATAGAGTATTAGGGATGTCTGATTTATATGATTATGCTTTTCATCTTGAAAATTCCGGAGGGAAAGAGTGAGATTTTTTTTAGTTATTCTCTTGCTGGGAACATTTTCTTGGGCAACAAATAAAGTAAATGTGATTGTGAGCGTTATTCCTCAAATCTATTTTGTTAAAAAGATTGGGGGAGATTATGTCCATGTGAGCGCAATGGTCCCTGATGGGAGAAGTCCGGAAACATATGAGCCTCTTCCGAGTCAAATCAAGCTTATTAAAAATGCTGCTATTTATTTGGGTGTGGGGATGGAGTTTGAAAAGATGTGGCATGATCGTTTCATGGGAGTGAATCCTACAATGAAATTTGTAGATTTATCCAAAGCCCTCAATCTTTTCCAAACACATAACTCAAGCCATAGCAATAACCTTCATCATCAAAAGCATGATCCCCATATTTGGTTGTCCATAAAATTTGCAAGAATCCAGGCTCAGAAAATCTATGAAGTTCTTTCTCAAATAGATGTATCTAATAATTTAATTTATAAAGATAATTTAAATAAATTTTTAAAAGAAATTGATAATATTGATTCAGAGATTAAGATAATTTTTGCGCAACCTCATGCACAAAAAATATTTGTTGTCTATCACCCGGCTTTTGGTTATCTGGCAAATGAATATGGGCTTGAAGAAATTGCACTTGAAAATGAGGGTAAATCACCAAAAACAAAACAATTAATTGCAATGAGAAAGCTAATCCAACAAAAAAATATTAAAGTCATTTATATCCAACCTCAATTTTCTAAGAAACGTATCCAATCTTTGGCAAATGATTTGAAACTAAAGGTGTTGGAACTCGATCCTCTCGCGCCGGATTGGGAAAAAAATATGGTGTATATAGCTAAAATGATTGCCACACAAGGAAAAATAAGTCAATGACACTTCTTGAATGCAAAGCCTTGTCTTTTCGTTATGGGAATGAGTATGTGCTGGAAAATATAAATTTTTCAATCATGGAAAAAGATTTTTTGGCAGTTATTGGTCCTAATGGAGGTGGAAAAACAACATTGATACGGATTTTATTGGGGTTATTAAAGCCAAATAAAGGAGAGATTGTTTATCCTAATCCTTTGATGTTCGACTCTCACAGTTTGATTGGCTATGTTCCCCAAGACACCACTATTAATAGCGATTTTCCTATACAAGCTATTGATGTGGTAAAAATGGGATTTTTGAAAAAAAGTTTTTTAGGTTATAAAGTGAGTAAAAAAGAAACATATATTGCTTTTGAAATGCTTGAAAAATTAGGGGTAGCACACTTAGCACACTATAGGATATCGGAGCTTTCAGGAGGACAGAGGCAAAGGATTTTGATAGCTAGAGCACTTTGTGGTAATCCAAAATTGATTATTTTAGATGAACCCACTTCAAGCATTGATACAAAAACTCAAAGTGAAATTTATAAAATATTAAAAAACTTTAATACCTTTCATACTATAATTGTGATTAGCCATGACATATCTATATTGTTGGGATATGCTTCAAGAGTTCTTTATGTCAATAAAGAAGTAATTACGCATAAGCTTCCAAATGTAAATTTAGATACAAATGGGCACATATGTGAAGTCGATCTGCTTGATAGATTTGCAAATTAGGAGTGATAAATGGAAAATGAATTTGATGTCGTGATTATAGGTGGAGGTATTTCCGGATGTGCATCTTTTTATGTTTTGAGTGAATATAGCAGTATTAAAAAAGTTGCCATTGTAGAAAAATGCGATCAGTTAGCAAAAATAAGCACAAATGCGAAAGCAAATTCTCAAACCATTCATGATGGCTCCATTGAGACAAATTATACTGTTGAAAAAGCTAAAAAAGTCAAACTCTCTGCTTTTAAAGTGAGACGTTATGCTATGAATAAAAATTTGCAAAATAAAATTATTTTTGAAAATCAAAAAATGGCTATTGGTGTGGGAGATGAAGAATGCGCCTTCATGAGAAAAAGACATGAAAATTTCAAAGAAGTTTTTCCCGATCTGGAGTTTTTTGATAAAAAAATTATCAAAGAAATTGAGCCTAATATAATTTTGGGGACAAATGGGGGAGATAGATTAGAAAATGTTGAGGGTTCAGGATTTAGAAAAGATTGGTCTGCAATGAATTGGGAGCTTTTGGCTGAAAATTTTGTTTCTGAGGCAAAAAAGATAAATCCTGAAGGCGAGGTATTTTTGAATTTTCGTGTAAAAAAAATAGAGCAGCATGCCGGTGGTTATACACTTATATCAGATAGATCAGACAAGATTCATGCAAAATTTGTGTTAGTAGATGCAGGGTCTTATTCTTTACCTTTAGCACAATCTATGGGTTATGGTTTAGATTTGGGGTGTTTGCCGGTTGCAGGAAGTTTTTATTTTGTGCCTGATTTGCTTAGAGGTAAGGTTTATACCGTTCAAAATCCCAAACTTCCTTTTGCTGCTTTGCATGGAGATCCCGATGTGGTTATTAAAGGCAAATCGCGTATTGGACCTACAGCGCTTACAATGCCAAAATTAGAAAGAAATAAGCATTTATTTGGAGGCATTAGTATGGAGTTGCTTAAAATGGACTTAAATAAAGAAGTTTTTAAAATTTCTTGTGATTTGCTTTCTGATAAAGAAATTCGTGATTATGTTTTTAGAAACATAGTTTTTGAGTTGCCTTATATTGGAAAACGAAAATTCCTTAAAGATGCACGTAAAATTATTCCATCTTTGAAGCTTGAAGATCTTGAGTATGCAGAAGGATTTGGAGAGGTTCGTCCTCAAGTACTTGATAGGACTAAAAAGAAACTTGAACTTGGAGAGAAAAAAATCTCTACCAATAAAGGGATTACTTTTAATATGACGCCTTCACCGGGAGCTACAAGTTGTTTGCAAAATGCTTTGGTGGATGTCCAAGAAATTACTACATATTTAGGGGCAAATTTTGACTTAGAGAGATTTTATCAAGATCTTTCTCCGGAGGAATTAAATCATTAATAAGTTATCCAATGAGTGAGCTTTTAACTTATGATTTTGTCCGAAATGCTTTAATCGCATCATTTTTGATTAGCATTTGTGCAGGGGTGATTGGTTCTATTGTTGTTTCAAATAAAACTGTGTTTTTAACAGGAGGGGTAGCTCATAGTGCTTTTGGAGGGGTAGGTGTTGCTTTATATTTTGGATTTAATGCTACTTTAGGAGCTTGTTTTGCAGGAGTGTTAATGGCATTATTAATGGTATATGCCACTACTAAATATAAAAATAGGATTGATACTTTTATTGCTGCGAGTTGGGCTTTGGGAATGGCAATTGGAATAATTTTGATCGATTTGACACCCGGATATAGCAGTGATATTACAAGCTATTTATTTGGTTCTATTATTGCAGTGGCTCCAAGTGATATAGTAAGCATTGGAGTGTTTGATGTTGTATTGTTATTTTTTGTTGGGGTTTATTATAGAGAACTTTTGAGTATTTTCTATGATAGTGAATTTTGCAAACTTAAAAAAATCAATGTCAAAGTTTTTAATATCATTATTTTTGTGCTTGTTTCTCTTGGAGTGGTCATGAGTATGGGCGTAGCAGGACTTATTTTAGTGCTTTCAATTCTTTCTATCCCGGCTTACATTGCAACAATGTTTGTTTCTTCTTTAAGGTCACAAATGTTTTTATCATGGATTCTTTCATTGATCTTTATGTGGAGTGGTTTTTTTATCTCTTATGCTT from Helicobacter sp. 11S03491-1 includes these protein-coding regions:
- a CDS encoding low molecular weight protein-tyrosine-phosphatase: MRVLFVCLGNICRSPLAEGIAKHYAQKLFLDIKIDSAGTSGWHNGQKPCEGSVAIAKNHHIDISDFKSRKVSLYADSCFDLIVGMDKANVLDLLQMGFEKSKVCKIGKFGLENADIPDPYYYKDNKGFECIYQMIDTGVRNLLNYYFK
- a CDS encoding arsenate reductase family protein gives rise to the protein MFGIKNCGSVKKAKDFFETRGIKYDFIDLKIHKPTLSDIRRWVENKGIDRVLNSKGTTYKKLGLKNMNLDLSAKIKYCYENPLLLKRPIIDKIDGDKIIVGFDEGEYKETFGQI
- a CDS encoding SH3 domain-containing C40 family peptidase, whose product is MKSLFLSFLILFLVGCASKNAPLADLSLPQDANFYIQQGQEIHLPPKALENLKENYLKIWFSPWTTMEVNQDKNEVFWIGPSLLKSPGYGENLKKNSLEYTSKIYADMDIEHYPSVAIKAIITTDTNVRAVPTDKPRYNSPSGYPFDRWQNSLIFQGTPVLITHYDITKRWAHIQSSFVYGWVKVGDIARIHPKDITYLLSLKNYVVPNQDKIPLYGPKGNFLTDARIGEIFALKPSGHPDKQDSMAKEVYVYKKNLDGYGVFISAKIEDSDFSPFPKRMDAIAMAGIVNSMLGESYGWGGSLENRDCSAFTRDSFANFGILLPRNSASQAKYANNMIDLSKMSAKQKEQYIIKHATPFATILWLKGHIMLYIGTYEGRAIVAHSAWSISTSNLFSKTQNILGGAVITTLWVGKEKNGILFKSKMLIDRVLGMSDLYDYAFHLENSGGKE
- a CDS encoding zinc ABC transporter substrate-binding protein; this encodes MRFFLVILLLGTFSWATNKVNVIVSVIPQIYFVKKIGGDYVHVSAMVPDGRSPETYEPLPSQIKLIKNAAIYLGVGMEFEKMWHDRFMGVNPTMKFVDLSKALNLFQTHNSSHSNNLHHQKHDPHIWLSIKFARIQAQKIYEVLSQIDVSNNLIYKDNLNKFLKEIDNIDSEIKIIFAQPHAQKIFVVYHPAFGYLANEYGLEEIALENEGKSPKTKQLIAMRKLIQQKNIKVIYIQPQFSKKRIQSLANDLKLKVLELDPLAPDWEKNMVYIAKMIATQGKISQ
- a CDS encoding ABC transporter ATP-binding protein; the protein is MTLLECKALSFRYGNEYVLENINFSIMEKDFLAVIGPNGGGKTTLIRILLGLLKPNKGEIVYPNPLMFDSHSLIGYVPQDTTINSDFPIQAIDVVKMGFLKKSFLGYKVSKKETYIAFEMLEKLGVAHLAHYRISELSGGQRQRILIARALCGNPKLIILDEPTSSIDTKTQSEIYKILKNFNTFHTIIVISHDISILLGYASRVLYVNKEVITHKLPNVNLDTNGHICEVDLLDRFAN
- a CDS encoding FAD-dependent oxidoreductase, with product MENEFDVVIIGGGISGCASFYVLSEYSSIKKVAIVEKCDQLAKISTNAKANSQTIHDGSIETNYTVEKAKKVKLSAFKVRRYAMNKNLQNKIIFENQKMAIGVGDEECAFMRKRHENFKEVFPDLEFFDKKIIKEIEPNIILGTNGGDRLENVEGSGFRKDWSAMNWELLAENFVSEAKKINPEGEVFLNFRVKKIEQHAGGYTLISDRSDKIHAKFVLVDAGSYSLPLAQSMGYGLDLGCLPVAGSFYFVPDLLRGKVYTVQNPKLPFAALHGDPDVVIKGKSRIGPTALTMPKLERNKHLFGGISMELLKMDLNKEVFKISCDLLSDKEIRDYVFRNIVFELPYIGKRKFLKDARKIIPSLKLEDLEYAEGFGEVRPQVLDRTKKKLELGEKKISTNKGITFNMTPSPGATSCLQNALVDVQEITTYLGANFDLERFYQDLSPEELNH
- a CDS encoding metal ABC transporter permease, with amino-acid sequence MSELLTYDFVRNALIASFLISICAGVIGSIVVSNKTVFLTGGVAHSAFGGVGVALYFGFNATLGACFAGVLMALLMVYATTKYKNRIDTFIAASWALGMAIGIILIDLTPGYSSDITSYLFGSIIAVAPSDIVSIGVFDVVLLFFVGVYYRELLSIFYDSEFCKLKKINVKVFNIIIFVLVSLGVVMSMGVAGLILVLSILSIPAYIATMFVSSLRSQMFLSWILSLIFMWSGFFISYAYDLSIGACIVVVSVLGMGLGILFKNISYNFRI